Part of the Coccinella septempunctata chromosome 3, icCocSept1.1, whole genome shotgun sequence genome is shown below.
ACCACATCGGAAGCACTGTGTTTGGAAAGATACTTTCCTTGTCGGTGGGTCAGTCCGGTTTCCTTGTGTTTCCTGTCGGTCTCCTTGTTGGTTTGATCGTCGTGTTGGTGTAGGTGATGGAGCTCGGTTGGGTGAACCTGTATTTTGCTTGTCGACTCGTGCCGTTGGTCGATCCGGTCTTGGCTGGGTGTTTCTAGGCGGTGACGGCGGTGTTTGTGGTCTGTTGTGACCTACTGGTACTGGTGGTTCTGAGTTTCCTGATATGTTTTCGGTGTCCAAGGAGAAAGTGGCCTGTTGTCGGTTTTGTTGGGACGGACGATACGTCAGGTGGGGCTCGTCAAGAAGACCTGGTTTCGAAGGTGgcctggtgtactggctcatttgCCACTGTACTAACTCGAAAACCTTTCCTTTTCGCAGGAGCTCATCATAGGTGTTAGTCTCCTGGAATGCTAAGGCCTGTTGTAGGGTCGGTAACAGCCTCTGCCTGATGATTCGGATTTGTTCCGATTCGGTTGGTCTACTGTATGTTAGCTTCTGGAACAAATTCTGCATTCGAGTGACGTACATCAGCAGTTTTTCATCAGGGCCCTGCGTtctcctttttatttcttccaacaggttCTCCTCATAGTTCACCGGTAAAAATGCTTCCTTAAGTTGCTCCTTGAAATCCTGCCAGTTCCTGAATGTACCCCTCCTggggatgaaccaatccctGGCATCCTTCCGCAGTAGCTCATAAACTGACTCGAACACTTGTTCTAGGGGCACCTTGCGAGATTCGGCCAATCTCTCCACCTCCTCGATGAAGCCGCTCACACTACCTGTGccaccaaatgaaatattccatttgtgGACAGGAATGGTTGGCACCGGTGACGGTCGAGGTTCCGGCTCTAATGGTATTCTCTCTCTGGTCATGGTCCTGCCAGAGCTCACACAAGATGCAGGTAAGTGCGGAAAAGACACTCTgcgggtagaattaatccatcttctTGGTGTCGGATCTTCAGGTGatgctgtcccacagtcctgtgactgggtGACAGGTAATGCCGGTATCTgccgcagtaatgctgtacatgtccgccttgtctcgttcatgacatgttctaatgttttattccttacaggtgtaccaggaTGTGAGACACCAGCAGCTATCGGAAGATTGACCCCATCTCCAAGATCAATCAGGGATGTTTCAGCTCTTTCCGGTTGGATCggggacatcccaggtgaactgggaacctccacatccaagaggGACCGTTCCTGCTGACTGGATGGCTGTCCACGGGTGTTGCCACTACTCAGTTGCTCCAGCGCCTCCAAGGCCCTAGTTGTAGTCGCCTTCAGTTGTTCGatcagttgtaactgtgtttcatcggaagtgataataaaattcagtcttccctgaatgtgtgttaatcttgtgaatattcgcgaaaattcgttagccgcattagcGTGGTTGAAATTTTGAAGTGCTTCTACtagatcggtgagtttattttggcaaatgtcgatatccagtgtggggttcattgatgtgcaaggctgtagcggtatgtctgactgtaacacttgtcgtagtagactccgctttgtcatcacagtgcttggtattgactgtcctctcagttctagttcataagtcaattcatcactgagcagcctgttcacatccatgttcaatGACATATAGTTCAACTATCTTGCCACCCGACTCACGATCCAGTAACACACTCAACAAGTTCGATGCCCGGTATGAAATAATGTAAAGTTAAAGTTCAAAGCTAACACACAGAATAATTCAACACTGGTTATAATGTTTCAGTATCACTAAGTCCGATTAAATATCACTGTCACTAAAGCCTGGATGAACAACTAACTCGATAAAATTTACTGAAGCtcggatgaataatcaattcaaaaaaaaaaatttactaaagtccggatggataattaattcaacaaaattcaccaAGGCCTGGATGAAcaattaactcaataaaattcactgaagtccggatgaataatcaattcaaaaatttactgaagtccggatggataattaattcaataaaattcaccaAGGCCTGGATGAAcaattaactcaataaaattcactgaagtccggatgaataatcaattcaaaaatttactgaagtccggatgTATACTAAAGTcgggatggataattaattcaataaaattcactgaggcCCGGATGAATAATTAACTCAACACTATTCACTGAAACCCGGATTAATAATCAATGTCCAATCGAGGAAGCACCTATTATTCTATCACTCACTATTTATCGGTCACTTGACAGCTCACTGTTAACCTAACACTTGTTCAAAGAAATAGGTTACCtgtcaacaaaatatttcagaccaagtccactatcggttttaacagccaagaaaattatttcggttCAGGTTCACTTACAGTTTTACCTTTCTGAAGCTACTTTCAGTTCAAGCTCACCTAATTCAAAGGGAATAATTCACCAACAGTGTATCaacggtttcaaataaaataaagtaatcagagaaacaacacgtccaatgcggttataatcacaataaactatcagagttataatgaacacttgtcaaccagcaaataaatcaaagggggaaagggaaaagaaaacacagtcagttttattattcaagtgaaaatcataagcgtgtgaaaatcaaagtcaattcaatattgtACGGTTATCAGAAATAGCTGGTTAACTGTTCGGTTCTGTTAAAGGTTACCAGTGATGTTCTATTATAACTCAAGATAGGTTAACTCAACGCAATCAGCCAATCGGTCACTGAACcgatctaaataaattatatttcagaaatataaaccggataaaatatttcttgcaagtcaacagctgaataaattggtttgtatggttcaccgttcaaaactattctcctcggttagataaaaaaaagaagttattccaaaactaaacccggttttaagagtccctgctcgggcgccaattttgtaacgggtttggtcgggGAAAAGgatttaatctcgagcgccagctattcttttaatagggagaaatagcaaacccacccaggtacctactagtcggagacagagttcgggtttatctaaggtggtagcgataacaagtactttaaaaccgaatttattaaaACAATCTAACTTACAGTGAactatacagttatttccaagtcaagaaatatattcagctgatggccaagttcaaaaataaggaaaacagaaatgtaataacttgtcacggtgatcagaaagtgaaatcaatgaattaaagaatattcaaatcaactatattcagtcaaactatcaggtattaaagaaagcaaacaattaatagcagtcactttgattccttctgagacaataacggatgtacggggtttacacaaaatttacagcaaccgggtgtctcagaaagattcaagtctctgtaatcggttaatttagcaatgggtttgatcccgagcacttccagtgattttcagtgtacaggccaatcagaatttgaaactatttaataaacgggacggggctgatgcaggtgaaacacaatgcaacaatttacaggataacggggtagtttatcgtggtctctccgtggcaaccttgggtgtacacgccaagcattaccagtagaaaaacttcgagacttctgccgattggtttctgtcaccagatagccaggcgagagaagtctgcgttaaacgggaagtctaaacggaacacaaatggggtaggacgggataggttactgtggtctttctgtggcaaccttgggtgtcacacgccaagcattaccagtagaaaaacttcgagatttccgtcgactggtcttggttcaccagagaaccaggcgacagaagtctgcgttaaacaggaggattaacaacaaggattaacacaatttaacaa
Proteins encoded:
- the LOC123310589 gene encoding uncharacterized protein LOC123310589, with translation MSQVLQRLPDKLTFVGIETGTLRDSANLSTSSMKPLTLPVPPNEIFHLWTGMVGTGDGRGSGSNGILSLVMVLPELTQDAGVPGCETPAAIGRLTPSPRSIRDVSALSGWIGDIPGELGTSTSKRDRSC